The following coding sequences lie in one Streptomyces sp. NBC_00510 genomic window:
- a CDS encoding acetamidase/formamidase family protein has translation MSDLEVVRLHPSPEQYAYAFGGREPLLRVRPGTIVELFTEDCFGGLVRGPEDLPSKVCEFPYLNPVTGPIHVEGAEPGDTLAVHFVDIAPARDWAVSTTFPHFGALTATHSTAMLHDPLEEVVWRYGIDRERNSCRFRARFSDHTVELPLDPMHGTVGVAPAAGEVVMSITPGAHGGNMDTPEMRAGTTLYLGVNVPGAQLAIGDGHCRQGEGEVCGTAVEAAMHTVVVIDLLKGGAPAWPRLEDDRFLMSTGSVRPLEDAYRISQHDLVGWTSSLTGLHQLDAYQLVSQAGLAPIGNVVDTNYTVVAKLPKTVLDGSPAYDGLHRSLRERGLEYLRTR, from the coding sequence GTACGCCTACGCCTTCGGCGGCCGCGAGCCCCTGCTGCGCGTACGGCCGGGGACGATCGTGGAGCTCTTCACGGAGGACTGCTTCGGCGGCCTGGTCCGGGGCCCCGAGGACCTCCCGAGCAAGGTGTGCGAGTTCCCGTACCTCAACCCGGTCACCGGCCCGATCCACGTCGAGGGCGCCGAGCCGGGGGACACCCTGGCCGTCCACTTCGTCGACATCGCGCCGGCCCGGGACTGGGCGGTGTCCACCACCTTCCCGCACTTCGGCGCGCTGACCGCGACGCACTCCACGGCGATGCTGCACGACCCGCTGGAGGAGGTCGTCTGGCGGTACGGGATCGACCGCGAGCGCAACAGCTGCCGGTTCCGGGCCCGTTTCTCCGACCACACGGTCGAGCTGCCCCTCGACCCGATGCACGGCACCGTCGGGGTCGCCCCCGCCGCCGGCGAGGTCGTCATGAGCATCACCCCGGGCGCGCACGGCGGGAACATGGACACCCCGGAGATGCGCGCCGGCACCACCCTCTACCTGGGCGTCAACGTGCCCGGGGCGCAGCTGGCGATCGGCGACGGGCACTGCCGTCAGGGCGAGGGCGAGGTGTGCGGCACCGCGGTCGAGGCCGCGATGCACACCGTGGTCGTGATCGACCTGCTCAAGGGCGGCGCGCCCGCCTGGCCGCGCCTGGAGGACGACCGCTTCCTGATGTCGACCGGGTCGGTCCGGCCGCTGGAGGACGCCTACCGGATCAGCCAGCACGACCTGGTCGGCTGGACGTCCTCCCTGACCGGCCTGCACCAGCTGGACGCGTACCAGCTGGTCAGCCAGGCCGGACTGGCGCCCATCGGGAACGTGGTCGACACCAACTACACCGTGGTCGCCAAGCTGCCGAAGACCGTGCTGGACGGCTCGCCCGCGTACGACGGCCTGCACCGGTCGCTGCGCGAGAGGGGGCTGGAGTACCTCCGTACGCGCTGA
- a CDS encoding flavin reductase family protein translates to MRVDFDPEAMGGFAFYRFLTSVVVPRPIAWISTVTPDGRYENLAPHSFFSIASTDPPIVQFTSIGRKDSLRNVEDTGEFVVNFASEALMPLVNVTATDFPRHVSEFDHAGIEREPSLRVRPPRVAASPVALECRSHTTLRMGNSTLVFGRVVHAVADREVLADGRPSAPLLRPLTKLGADEWGTLGEIRHLNRIPYEEPRPL, encoded by the coding sequence ATGCGCGTCGACTTCGATCCCGAGGCCATGGGCGGCTTCGCCTTCTACCGCTTCCTGACCTCCGTGGTCGTGCCCCGGCCGATCGCGTGGATCTCCACCGTCACCCCGGACGGCCGGTACGAGAACCTCGCGCCGCACTCCTTCTTCAGCATCGCGAGCACGGATCCGCCGATCGTGCAGTTCACCTCGATCGGCCGCAAGGACTCGCTGCGCAACGTCGAGGACACCGGGGAGTTCGTGGTGAACTTCGCCTCCGAGGCCCTGATGCCGCTGGTCAACGTCACGGCCACCGACTTCCCGCGGCACGTCAGCGAGTTCGACCACGCGGGCATCGAGCGCGAACCGAGCCTGAGGGTGCGTCCGCCCAGGGTGGCGGCCTCGCCGGTCGCCCTGGAGTGCCGCTCGCACACCACCTTGCGGATGGGCAATTCGACGCTGGTCTTCGGGCGGGTGGTGCACGCCGTCGCGGACCGGGAGGTCCTGGCGGACGGCCGCCCGAGCGCCCCGCTGCTGCGGCCGCTCACCAAACTCGGCGCCGACGAGTGGGGCACGCTCGGCGAGATCCGGCACCTGAACCGCATCCCGTACGAGGAGCCTCGCCCCCTATGA
- a CDS encoding flavodoxin family protein produces the protein MTTPVVAIAYHSGYGHTAVLAEAVRDGAAEAGAVVHLVKVDEITEEQWELLDAADAIVFGSPTYMGTASGAFHQFAETTSKRWFVHSWKDKLAAGFSNSGAKSGDKLHTLQYFSILAAQHGMTWVNLGLHPGWNSSTASEDDLNRLGIYLGAGAQTHTDVGADEVHKADVATAAHLGRRVAEQARVFAAGRSVVGA, from the coding sequence ATGACCACACCCGTCGTCGCGATCGCGTACCACTCCGGCTACGGCCACACGGCCGTCCTCGCCGAGGCCGTGCGTGACGGTGCCGCGGAAGCCGGCGCCGTCGTCCACCTGGTCAAGGTCGACGAGATCACCGAGGAGCAGTGGGAGCTGCTCGACGCCGCCGACGCGATCGTCTTCGGTTCGCCGACCTACATGGGCACGGCCTCGGGTGCCTTCCACCAGTTCGCCGAGACGACCTCCAAGCGCTGGTTCGTCCACTCCTGGAAGGACAAGCTGGCCGCCGGCTTCAGCAACTCCGGCGCCAAGAGCGGCGACAAGCTCCACACGCTGCAGTACTTCTCCATCCTCGCGGCCCAGCACGGCATGACCTGGGTCAACCTCGGCCTGCACCCGGGCTGGAACAGCTCCACCGCCTCCGAGGACGACCTCAACCGCCTGGGCATCTACCTCGGCGCGGGTGCCCAGACGCACACCGACGTCGGCGCGGACGAGGTCCACAAGGCCGACGTCGCGACCGCCGCGCACCTCGGCCGCCGGGTCGCCGAGCAGGCCCGCGTCTTCGCCGCGGGACGCTCGGTCGTCGGCGCCTGA
- a CDS encoding LacI family transcriptional regulator, protein MVQPAEHTAGRPATLNDVARLAGVSPATASKALNGRSQVREQTRQRVIEAAEQLSFRPNPVARSLQAGPTRTVGLLTGDLEGRFSIPILMGAEDAFGAGELAVLLCDARGDAIRERHHVRALLDRRVDGLIVVGARTDPRPSLGRGLPVPVVYAYAPSEDPDDLSIVPDNVDAGRTAARHLLACGRSRIAHISGDPTYAAGRDRVRGALEVLAGAGVPPVGEARFGEWSEGWGRAATVMLLDQHPEVDAIVCGNDQIARGAIDILRERGRTVPDDVAVMGFDDWKVITTASRPPLTSVDMQLEHLGRVAARALSAAIAGQRRSGTEPQPCRLVIRGSTAPLG, encoded by the coding sequence CCGCAGCCAGGTGCGCGAGCAGACCCGGCAGCGCGTCATCGAGGCGGCCGAGCAGCTGTCGTTCCGGCCCAACCCCGTGGCCCGCAGCCTGCAGGCCGGACCGACCCGCACCGTCGGGCTGCTCACCGGAGACCTCGAAGGACGCTTCAGCATCCCGATCCTGATGGGCGCCGAAGACGCTTTCGGCGCGGGTGAGCTCGCCGTCCTGCTCTGTGACGCGCGCGGCGACGCGATCCGCGAACGGCACCACGTCCGGGCCCTGCTGGACCGCCGCGTCGACGGGCTGATCGTGGTCGGCGCCCGTACCGACCCGCGCCCCTCGCTCGGGCGCGGGCTGCCCGTGCCGGTGGTGTACGCGTACGCGCCGTCCGAGGACCCGGACGACCTGTCGATCGTCCCCGACAACGTCGACGCCGGGCGGACCGCCGCCCGCCACCTGCTGGCCTGCGGCCGCAGCCGCATCGCCCACATCTCGGGCGACCCGACCTACGCCGCGGGCCGCGACCGCGTGCGGGGCGCGCTGGAGGTGCTCGCCGGGGCGGGCGTCCCGCCGGTGGGCGAGGCCCGCTTCGGCGAGTGGTCCGAGGGCTGGGGCCGCGCGGCGACCGTCATGCTCCTCGACCAGCACCCCGAGGTCGACGCCATCGTGTGCGGAAACGACCAGATCGCCCGCGGCGCGATCGACATCCTCCGGGAGCGGGGACGCACGGTGCCGGACGACGTCGCGGTCATGGGCTTCGACGACTGGAAGGTCATCACCACCGCCTCCCGCCCTCCGCTCACCAGCGTCGACATGCAGTTGGAGCACCTCGGCCGGGTGGCCGCCCGCGCCCTGTCCGCGGCCATCGCCGGGCAGCGCCGCTCCGGGACCGAGCCGCAGCCGTGCCGTCTGGTGATCCGCGGCTCCACTGCGCCGCTGGGGTAG
- a CDS encoding carboxymuconolactone decarboxylase family protein, with the protein MEARVNYFGHPLAGKVMRHLNSASKVLAESTLPVLTQELVKIRASQINGCGFCTDMHTKEAAAAGETSVRLNLIAAWREATVFTDAERAALELAEEATRVADAAGGVSDTVWGNAAKHFDEDQLVALISLIAVINAYNRINVINQQPAGGYQLGMFG; encoded by the coding sequence ATGGAAGCCCGCGTGAACTACTTCGGCCACCCGCTCGCCGGCAAGGTCATGAGGCACCTGAACTCGGCGAGCAAGGTGCTGGCGGAGTCCACGCTGCCGGTCCTCACCCAGGAGCTGGTGAAGATCCGCGCCAGCCAGATCAACGGCTGCGGCTTCTGCACCGACATGCACACCAAGGAGGCCGCGGCCGCCGGTGAGACCTCGGTGCGCCTGAACCTGATCGCCGCCTGGCGCGAGGCCACGGTCTTCACCGACGCCGAGCGCGCCGCCCTGGAGCTCGCCGAGGAGGCCACCCGTGTCGCCGACGCCGCCGGTGGCGTCTCGGACACGGTCTGGGGGAACGCCGCCAAGCACTTCGACGAGGACCAGCTGGTCGCCCTGATCTCGCTCATCGCCGTGATCAACGCCTACAACCGGATCAACGTGATCAACCAGCAGCCTGCGGGCGGCTACCAGCTCGGCATGTTCGGCTGA